In Lagopus muta isolate bLagMut1 chromosome 20, bLagMut1 primary, whole genome shotgun sequence, the following proteins share a genomic window:
- the LOC125702916 gene encoding uncharacterized protein LOC125702916, with translation MSAGITSLLPSQQLREKTPGFFSFFFIEPPENEMQVLEYQKAPRIQAHPLINLPSPPLHSPQKSRMGSSRAILLTHHAHTGPSLFPTPANGCGASGRCCCGTRGRGKRLRDRSAGWTAASRHHCSASSAPSRGDGLRRRSASSAIMKRLTAGRPSCLLLSFHSAWKLRWESSETKALLLCHHEVQPRCFGCVHPPPAAWQGNRDQGVTDRHPTALHQPRKRPSSTMMPEPPEPPHPSVTQEQHQCKSDLQGKAASCSHCCLHHAAATEPARNQRAKLTRIKAARLVLTCGGSQACSWLSEC, from the exons ATGTCTGCAGGAATCACTTCCCTCCTCCCATCACAGCAG CTCAGGGAGAAGACACctggctttttttcatttttttttattgaaccCCCTGAGAATGAGATGCAGGTGCTGGAGTATCAAAAAGCCCCCAGAATTCAAGCCCACCCACTCATCaacctcccctccccccccctccattcTCCCCAGAAGAGCCGCATGGGAAGCAGCAGGGCCATTCTGCTCACTCACCACGCACACACAGGTCCATCCCTGTTTCCAACGCCAGCGAACGGCTGCGGTGCCTCCGGCCGGTGCTGCTGCGGGACACGGGGGCGGGGGAAGCGGCTGCGGGACCGCAGTGCAGGCTGGACCGCGGCGAGCAGACATCACTGCAGTGCCTCATCCGCGCCGTCCCGCGGTGATGGGCTGCGCCGGCGAAGCGCAAGCTCGGCAATAATGAAACGGCTAACGGCGGGCCGGccgagctgcctgctgctgtctttTCATAGCGCCTGGAAGCTCAGGTGGGAAAGCAGCGAGACAAAGGCCCTGCTGCTTTGTCATCACGAGGTTCAGCCTCGCTGTTTTGGCTGCGTTCACCCACCCCCTGCTGCTTGGCAGGGCAACAG AGACCAAGGGGTGACAGACAGAcaccccacagctctgcatcaGCCCAGGAAGCGGCCAAGCAGCACTATGATGCCGGAGCCCCCAGAGCCTCCACACCCTTCAGTTACCCAAGAGCAACATCAGTGCAAATCTGACCTGCAGGGAAAAGCAGCctcatgctctcactgctgcctccaTCACGCTGCTGCCACAGAACCAGCAAGAAACCAGAGAGCAAAACTCACACGAATTAAAGCTGCTCGGTTAGTTTTGACCTGCGGCGGTTCCCAGGCGTGTTCATGGCTCAGTGAATGCTGA
- the OVCA2 gene encoding esterase OVCA2 encodes MSEGRPLRLLALHGYRQSERRFRQRTGALRKALRGRAELVALDAPHLVPGSEDEISDDPPRGWWFSRPGAFEASEAADQPVGLEESLEAVARALEERGPFDGLLGFSQGAALAAMVCALRARGDPRFPVAFAILVAAFASRAPAHEHFYREPIALPSLHVVGDADAVIAAHLSTELARCFVEPVVVTHPGGHFVPVAAAQKEAYLRFLERFCPGQGRAEQPGAGAV; translated from the coding sequence ATGTCGGAGGGGCGGCCGCTGCGGCTGTTGGCGCTGCACGGCTACCGGCAGAGCGAGCGCCGCTTCCGACAGCGCACCGGCGCGCTGCGCAAGGCTCTGCGAGGCCGTGCTGAGCTCGTAGCCCTCGATGCTCCGCACCTCGTGCCCGGCAGTGAGGATGAAATAAGCGACGACCCCCCACGTGGGTGGTGGTTTTCCAGGCCGGGAGCTTTTGAGGCCTCGGAGGCAGCGGATCAGCCGGTAGGGCTGGAGGAATCGCTGGAGGCCGTGGCGAGAGCGCTGGAGGAGCGCGGGCCTTTCGACGGGCTGCTGGGCTTCAGCCAGGGTGCGGCGCTGGCCGCTATGGTGTGCGCCCTGCGGGCCCGCGGGGATCCGCGCTTTCCCGTCGCCTTCGCCATCCTGGTGGCCGCCTTCGCCAGCCGCGCGCCGGCCCACGAGCACTTCTACCGGGAGCCCATCGCCCTGCCCTCGCTGCACGTCGTGGGCGATGCCGACGCTGTCATCGCCGCGCACCTCAGCACTGAGCTGGCGCGGTGCTTCGTGGAGCCCGTCGTCGTCACGCACCCCGGCGGGCACTTCGTCCCCGTGGCTGCGGCACAAAAGGAGGCCTACCTGCGCTTCTTGGAACGTTTCTGCCCTGGGCAGGGCCGGGCTGAGCAGCCAGGGGCTGGAGCAGTGTGA